A window of the Microvirga terrae genome harbors these coding sequences:
- the eda gene encoding bifunctional 4-hydroxy-2-oxoglutarate aldolase/2-dehydro-3-deoxy-phosphogluconate aldolase, which produces MPQDLKDLANSRSKKLADILRAGPIVPVITLERVEDAVPLARALVAGGLRLLEITLRTPAAADSAAAIIQDVPEAIVGIGTVLTPKDLERARALGARYALSPGATPDLLEAASGGELPFIPGIATASELMAALAHGFPVVKFFPAVAAGGIPAMKALAGPFPQARFCPTGGIDEKNARDWLALSNVVAVGGSWVCQTSDIRAQAWGEITAKAQRAVMSVKE; this is translated from the coding sequence ATGCCCCAAGACCTGAAGGATCTCGCCAACTCCCGCAGCAAGAAGCTGGCCGACATCCTCCGCGCCGGCCCGATCGTTCCGGTGATCACGCTGGAACGTGTGGAGGATGCGGTTCCCCTCGCCCGGGCCCTCGTTGCGGGCGGGTTGCGCCTGCTCGAGATCACCCTGCGCACGCCTGCCGCCGCAGATTCCGCAGCGGCCATCATCCAGGATGTGCCCGAGGCGATCGTCGGCATCGGGACCGTTCTGACGCCGAAGGATCTGGAGCGTGCTCGGGCCCTCGGCGCACGCTACGCCCTGAGCCCCGGCGCCACGCCCGACCTGCTTGAGGCCGCGAGCGGGGGCGAGTTGCCTTTCATTCCGGGCATCGCGACCGCGTCCGAACTCATGGCGGCGCTTGCCCATGGCTTTCCCGTCGTCAAATTCTTTCCGGCGGTTGCCGCCGGCGGCATTCCCGCCATGAAGGCCCTTGCAGGCCCGTTTCCGCAGGCGCGTTTCTGCCCGACCGGCGGCATCGACGAAAAGAACGCCCGGGACTGGCTTGCGCTGTCGAACGTGGTGGCCGTGGGTGGATCCTGGGTATGCCAGACCTCCGACATCCGGGCCCAGGCTTGGGGCGAGATCACCGCGAAGGCACAGCGCGCCGTTATGTCGGTGAAGGAATGA
- a CDS encoding sugar kinase — translation MIELREEADGRLSRGYGGDTFNTAVYLSRLGTDTDYITALGDDSWSDELIEAWTKEGVGTQRVLRLPGRLPGLYIIQTDPKGERRFSYWRETAAARLLFQAPEAETVIDAIAAYDLIYLSGISLSLYGEKGRERLFAVLQDARAKGRRVAFDTNFRPRGWTDPEIARAAFRQAFACADIILASTEDLDLLFGAGGVDQLLAFSDRAEIVLKHPDLTCRVLSQGEDIVVPGTPVDDVVDTTAAGDSFAAAYLHARLSGEGPRSAAAAGHRLAGQVVRYRGAIIPRDAMP, via the coding sequence ATGATCGAGCTGAGGGAGGAGGCCGACGGCCGCCTGTCCCGCGGCTATGGCGGCGATACGTTCAACACCGCCGTCTATCTCTCCCGCCTGGGAACGGACACGGATTACATCACCGCCCTCGGAGACGACAGCTGGAGCGACGAGCTGATCGAGGCCTGGACCAAGGAAGGTGTTGGGACGCAACGGGTGCTGCGCCTGCCCGGGCGTCTCCCGGGTCTCTACATCATCCAGACGGACCCGAAGGGCGAGCGCCGGTTCTCCTACTGGCGCGAAACCGCCGCCGCGCGCCTTCTGTTTCAGGCGCCGGAGGCGGAGACCGTCATCGACGCCATTGCCGCCTATGATCTGATCTATCTGTCGGGGATCTCTCTTTCCCTCTACGGGGAGAAAGGACGCGAACGCCTGTTCGCCGTGCTCCAGGACGCACGGGCCAAAGGCAGGCGCGTGGCCTTCGACACGAATTTCCGTCCGCGGGGCTGGACCGATCCGGAGATCGCGCGGGCCGCCTTCCGTCAGGCTTTCGCATGTGCCGATATCATCCTCGCTTCGACGGAGGATCTCGACCTGCTGTTCGGCGCTGGCGGCGTGGACCAATTGCTGGCCTTTTCGGACCGGGCCGAGATCGTCCTCAAGCACCCGGATCTGACATGCCGCGTCCTCTCGCAAGGTGAGGACATCGTCGTGCCCGGCACGCCCGTTGACGACGTTGTCGACACCACCGCTGCGGGCGACAGCTTTGCGGCCGCTTACCTCCATGCGCGACTATCCGGCGAGGGGCCCCGTTCCGCCGCGGCGGCGGGGCATCGCCTGGCCGGACAGGTGGTGCGCTATCGCGGCGCGATCATTCCGCGCGACGCGATGCCATAA
- a CDS encoding peroxidase-related enzyme (This protein belongs to a clade of uncharacterized proteins related to peroxidases such as the alkylhydroperoxidase AhpD.): MTKPPISRFPVPEISDLPEDIRARILGVQEKSGFVPNVFLVLAHRPDEFRAFFAYHDALMEKPGSLTKAEREMIVVATSNANQCQYCVIAHGAILRIRAKNPLIADQIAINYRKADITPRQKAMLDFAMTVALEAYAVGDADIAALSAHGFTEDDVWDIAAIAAFFAMSNRLANVTSMRPNDEFYTLGRG; encoded by the coding sequence GTGACCAAGCCGCCGATCAGCCGATTTCCCGTGCCCGAGATTTCCGACCTGCCGGAGGACATCCGCGCGCGCATTCTCGGGGTTCAGGAGAAGTCGGGCTTCGTGCCGAACGTGTTCCTGGTGCTGGCGCATCGGCCGGACGAGTTCCGCGCCTTCTTCGCCTATCACGATGCCTTGATGGAAAAGCCCGGCAGCCTCACCAAGGCCGAACGCGAGATGATCGTGGTGGCGACGAGCAACGCCAATCAGTGCCAGTATTGCGTCATCGCCCACGGGGCGATCCTGCGGATCCGGGCCAAGAACCCGCTGATCGCCGATCAGATCGCGATCAACTACCGCAAGGCCGACATCACGCCACGCCAGAAGGCGATGCTCGATTTCGCCATGACGGTGGCTCTCGAGGCCTACGCGGTCGGCGATGCGGACATCGCGGCGTTGAGCGCTCATGGATTCACGGAAGACGACGTCTGGGACATCGCGGCGATTGCCGCGTTTTTTGCCATGTCGAACCGTCTCGCCAATGTCACCAGCATGCGGCCGAACGACGAGTTTTATACGCTCGGCCGAGGCTGA
- a CDS encoding HU family DNA-binding protein: MKKVAKASSTTSSPILTLRHIAEKLSELHELPKRQANEMLTQVVDMIAKSLKKGDKIRLTGLGILQVRKRAARMGRNPQTGEPVKIKASKKIAFRAAKDLKEAI; this comes from the coding sequence GTGAAGAAGGTGGCGAAGGCTTCCTCCACGACGTCCTCGCCGATCCTGACGCTGCGCCACATCGCGGAGAAGCTCTCCGAACTGCACGAGCTCCCGAAGCGTCAGGCCAACGAGATGCTCACCCAGGTCGTCGACATGATCGCCAAGAGCCTGAAGAAGGGCGACAAGATCCGCCTGACCGGCCTCGGCATCCTGCAAGTCCGCAAGCGCGCCGCCCGCATGGGTCGCAATCCTCAAACCGGCGAGCCGGTGAAGATCAAGGCATCGAAGAAGATCGCCTTCCGCGCGGCCAAGGACCTCAAGGAAGCCATCTGA
- a CDS encoding acyl-CoA synthetase: MASTIYDTDLDKNQANYQPLTPLSFLERAARVHPDRPALIHGSLTRSYRDFYARSRRLASALARRGIGRGDTVSVMLPNTPAMLECHYGVPMAGAVLNTLNTRLDAKIIAFCLEHSEAKVLITDREYSATLRAALELTSAKPLVIDYDDPEFTGSGERLGSMEYEEFLATGDPDFACSLPQDEWDAITLNYTSGTTGDPKGVVYHHRGAYLLAMGNILTAGMGQHPVYLWTLPMFHCNGWCFPWSLSLVAGTHVCLRAVRAKPMYDALADQKVTHLCGAPIVMSTLLNAPALEKRPLPHTVKFMTAAAPPPEAVLAAMKTAGFDVTHLYGLTEVYGPAVVNEWHEEWDALDPGGYAAKKARQGVRYPVLEDLDVLDPESMQPVPADGKTLGEVMFRGNVVMKGYLKNPAGTAKAFEGGWFHSGDLGVKYPDGYVQLKDRSKDIIISGGENISSIEVEDALYKHPAIQAAAVVAMPDEKWGETPCAFVELKPDQSASADDIIAWCRQQLASYKCPRTVIFTELPKTSTGKIQKFQLREMARARKAGA, from the coding sequence GTGGCTTCGACGATCTACGACACCGACCTCGACAAGAATCAGGCGAATTACCAGCCGCTGACGCCGCTCTCGTTCCTGGAGCGCGCCGCCCGCGTCCACCCGGACCGCCCGGCGCTCATTCATGGCTCCCTGACCCGCAGCTACCGCGACTTCTATGCCCGATCCCGGCGTCTCGCCTCCGCCCTTGCCCGGCGAGGCATCGGGCGTGGCGACACCGTTTCGGTGATGCTCCCCAATACGCCCGCCATGCTGGAATGCCATTACGGCGTGCCCATGGCCGGCGCGGTGCTCAACACCCTGAATACCCGCCTCGACGCCAAGATCATCGCCTTCTGCCTGGAACACAGCGAAGCCAAGGTGCTGATCACCGACCGGGAGTACTCGGCCACCCTCAGGGCAGCGCTCGAACTGACCTCCGCCAAGCCGCTCGTCATCGACTACGACGACCCGGAATTCACAGGATCCGGCGAGCGGCTGGGATCCATGGAATACGAGGAGTTCCTGGCGACAGGCGATCCGGATTTCGCCTGCAGCCTGCCCCAGGACGAATGGGACGCGATCACCCTGAACTACACCTCCGGCACTACGGGCGATCCCAAAGGCGTGGTTTATCATCATCGCGGCGCCTACCTGCTCGCCATGGGCAACATCCTCACCGCCGGGATGGGGCAGCACCCGGTCTACCTGTGGACGCTGCCCATGTTCCACTGCAACGGCTGGTGCTTTCCCTGGTCGCTCTCCCTCGTGGCGGGAACCCATGTCTGCCTGCGGGCCGTCCGGGCGAAGCCCATGTATGATGCGCTCGCCGACCAGAAGGTCACGCATCTGTGCGGCGCGCCCATCGTCATGTCGACCCTGCTCAATGCCCCTGCTTTGGAAAAGCGCCCCCTGCCCCATACGGTCAAATTCATGACGGCCGCCGCGCCGCCGCCGGAAGCGGTGCTCGCTGCCATGAAGACGGCAGGTTTCGACGTGACGCATCTCTACGGCCTGACGGAGGTCTACGGCCCGGCGGTGGTCAACGAATGGCATGAGGAATGGGATGCGCTCGACCCGGGCGGTTATGCCGCGAAGAAGGCCCGGCAAGGTGTGCGCTACCCCGTGCTGGAGGATCTCGACGTGCTCGATCCGGAATCCATGCAGCCGGTGCCGGCCGATGGAAAAACCCTCGGCGAGGTCATGTTCCGCGGCAATGTGGTCATGAAGGGTTATCTCAAGAACCCAGCCGGAACGGCCAAGGCCTTCGAAGGCGGCTGGTTCCATTCGGGGGATCTCGGGGTCAAGTACCCCGACGGCTATGTGCAACTCAAGGACCGCTCCAAGGACATCATCATTTCCGGCGGCGAGAACATCTCGTCCATCGAAGTGGAGGATGCCCTCTACAAGCATCCGGCCATTCAGGCGGCAGCCGTCGTGGCGATGCCGGACGAGAAGTGGGGCGAAACGCCTTGTGCCTTCGTGGAGCTTAAACCGGATCAATCGGCATCCGCCGACGATATCATCGCGTGGTGCCGGCAGCAGCTTGCGTCCTACAAATGCCCGCGCACCGTCATCTTCACGGAACTCCCGAAAACATCCACGGGCAAGATCCAGAAGTTCCAGCTGCGCGAGATGGCGCGGGCCCGGAAGGCGGGAGCTTGA
- a CDS encoding SDR family NAD(P)-dependent oxidoreductase, protein MTDTAKPLAIVTGASSGIGYELAKLCAQNGYDLLIAADQTAIHDAAKEFRTLGADVEAVEADLATLEGVDKLYAAAKGRSVGALLANAGHGLGHAFLDQEFRDARHVIDTNITGTLYLIQKVGRDMRARNEGRILITGSIAGFMPGTFQAVYNGTKAFIDSFSFALRNELKDTNITVTCLMPGATETEFFERAGMEDTKVGQDKKDDPAFVAKVGFDAMMNGEGDVVSGWKNKFTTILANVTPAGMLAEQHRKMAEPGSGKR, encoded by the coding sequence ATGACTGACACTGCAAAACCTCTTGCCATCGTGACCGGCGCCTCGTCCGGCATCGGCTATGAACTCGCGAAACTCTGCGCCCAGAACGGCTACGATCTGCTGATCGCCGCCGATCAGACGGCGATCCACGATGCAGCCAAGGAATTTCGGACGCTCGGAGCCGATGTCGAGGCGGTCGAGGCCGATCTTGCCACCCTCGAAGGCGTCGACAAGCTCTACGCGGCGGCCAAAGGCAGGTCCGTCGGAGCGCTCCTGGCCAATGCCGGCCATGGGCTCGGCCATGCTTTTCTGGATCAGGAGTTTCGGGATGCACGTCATGTGATCGACACCAACATCACCGGCACGCTCTACCTGATTCAGAAGGTCGGCCGTGACATGCGTGCCAGGAACGAGGGGCGCATCCTCATCACCGGGTCGATCGCCGGGTTCATGCCGGGCACGTTCCAGGCCGTCTACAACGGCACGAAGGCCTTCATCGACTCCTTCTCCTTCGCTCTCCGGAACGAGTTAAAGGACACCAATATCACGGTGACCTGCCTCATGCCCGGCGCCACCGAGACCGAATTCTTCGAGCGGGCCGGCATGGAGGATACCAAGGTCGGCCAGGACAAGAAGGACGACCCCGCCTTCGTGGCGAAGGTGGGCTTCGACGCCATGATGAACGGCGAGGGCGACGTTGTCAGTGGCTGGAAGAACAAGTTCACCACCATCCTGGCCAACGTGACGCCGGCTGGCATGCTCGCCGAACAGCACCGCAAGATGGCCGAGCCCGGATCGGGCAAGCGCTGA
- a CDS encoding enoyl-CoA hydratase translates to MDAQNALAEDKVLLREDRDGVATLTLNRPAQFNALSEEMLAALQAALDDLKEDEAVRCVVLAAAGKAFCAGHDLKQMRANPRQDYYERLFAQCSRVMQGIVNLPVPVIARVHGMATAAGCQLVASCDLAVAAESATFAVSGINVGLFCSTPAVALSRNVSPKRAFDMLVTGRFISSTEALSFGLVNRVAPDAELDRAVAGLTADIRAKSPVAIRMGKAMFGRQRSMSLEEAYAYAGNVMACNMMAEDAAEGIDAFIEKRKPEWKAR, encoded by the coding sequence ATGGATGCCCAGAACGCCCTTGCCGAAGACAAGGTTCTGCTTCGCGAGGATCGCGACGGCGTGGCGACGCTCACCCTCAACCGCCCGGCCCAGTTCAATGCCCTGTCCGAAGAGATGCTAGCAGCCCTCCAGGCAGCGCTCGACGATCTGAAGGAGGACGAGGCCGTGCGCTGCGTCGTTCTCGCCGCCGCCGGCAAGGCATTCTGCGCCGGGCACGATCTCAAGCAGATGCGGGCCAATCCACGTCAGGATTACTACGAGAGGCTGTTCGCGCAATGCAGCCGGGTCATGCAGGGCATCGTGAACCTGCCGGTTCCGGTGATCGCCCGGGTCCATGGCATGGCCACGGCGGCGGGATGTCAGCTCGTCGCGTCCTGCGATCTGGCCGTTGCTGCGGAAAGTGCCACCTTTGCCGTGTCCGGCATCAATGTCGGGCTGTTCTGCTCCACCCCCGCCGTGGCGCTCTCCCGCAACGTCTCGCCCAAGCGGGCCTTCGACATGCTGGTGACGGGACGTTTCATCTCATCCACTGAGGCCCTGTCTTTCGGTCTCGTCAACCGTGTGGCGCCGGATGCGGAGCTCGACCGGGCCGTCGCCGGGCTGACGGCCGATATCCGCGCCAAAAGCCCGGTGGCGATCCGCATGGGCAAGGCCATGTTCGGCCGCCAGCGCTCGATGAGCCTGGAGGAGGCCTATGCCTATGCGGGCAACGTCATGGCCTGCAACATGATGGCGGAGGATGCCGCCGAGGGCATCGATGCCTTCATCGAGAAGCGCAAGCCGGAGTGGAAGGCGCGCTGA
- a CDS encoding ABC transporter ATP-binding protein: MTLALEGVSKKVGAAVHVDDVHLTLERGSLNVLLGATLAGKTSLMRLMAGLDAPTSGRVLVNGQDVTGWPVQRRSVAMVYQQFINYPSLDVYENIASPLRVSGLPKNEIDARVRDAAKLLKLEPYLDRKPLNLSGGQQQRTAIARALVKRADLVLLDEPLANLDYKLREELREELPRVFAASGAIFVYATTEPSEALLLGGNTATLFEGRVTQFGPTPQVYRRPRDLTTARVFSDPPLNTLKVRRTGGSATLSTGGEIRATGPLASVPDGDYTIGFRAHHLGLEPGGADEITIPAVVSVSEITGSESYVHLDAQEHRLIALVPGVRRLEPKSVVTASINPKHLFLFDAEGRLAAADPAQKAA; encoded by the coding sequence ATGACTCTCGCTCTCGAAGGCGTTTCAAAGAAGGTCGGAGCAGCGGTTCATGTGGACGACGTCCATCTGACCCTGGAGCGCGGCTCCCTCAATGTGCTGCTCGGGGCGACTCTGGCCGGCAAGACGTCGCTCATGCGCCTCATGGCCGGGCTCGATGCGCCGACAAGCGGACGGGTTCTCGTCAACGGGCAGGATGTGACCGGCTGGCCCGTCCAGCGCCGCAGCGTGGCCATGGTGTACCAGCAATTCATCAACTATCCCTCGCTCGATGTTTACGAGAACATCGCCTCGCCCCTGCGCGTGTCCGGCCTTCCGAAGAACGAGATCGATGCCCGGGTGCGCGATGCCGCCAAGCTCCTGAAGCTCGAACCCTATCTTGACCGCAAGCCCCTGAATCTCTCCGGCGGCCAGCAGCAGCGCACCGCGATCGCCCGGGCCCTCGTCAAGCGGGCGGATCTCGTCCTGCTCGACGAGCCCCTGGCCAACCTCGATTACAAGCTCCGGGAGGAACTGCGCGAGGAGTTGCCGCGGGTCTTCGCGGCCTCGGGGGCTATTTTCGTCTACGCCACGACGGAGCCGTCCGAGGCTCTGCTTCTCGGCGGCAACACGGCGACCTTGTTCGAAGGTCGGGTGACCCAGTTCGGACCGACGCCGCAGGTATATCGCCGCCCCCGCGATCTGACCACCGCCCGTGTCTTCTCCGACCCTCCGCTCAACACCCTCAAGGTCCGCAGAACCGGTGGCAGCGCGACCCTGAGCACCGGCGGCGAGATCCGGGCCACCGGCCCTCTCGCGTCGGTTCCCGACGGGGATTACACGATCGGCTTCCGGGCCCACCACCTCGGCCTTGAGCCCGGCGGAGCGGATGAGATCACGATCCCGGCCGTGGTGTCCGTGTCCGAGATCACCGGTTCGGAAAGTTACGTCCATCTCGATGCCCAGGAGCACCGGCTCATCGCGCTGGTCCCGGGCGTGCGGCGGCTGGAGCCGAAATCGGTCGTCACGGCCTCGATCAATCCAAAGCATCTGTTCCTGTTCGATGCGGAAGGCCGTCTTGCCGCTGCCGATCCCGCGCAGAAGGCGGCGTGA
- a CDS encoding ABC transporter ATP-binding protein, whose amino-acid sequence MARITLDHLAHAYKADPRKPDDYALKEINHVWSQGGAYALLGPSGCGKTTLLNIISGLVRPTRGRVLFDDLDVTDLPTEARNIAQVFQFPVVYDTMSVRENLAFPLKNRHVPRDRTAQRVEEIARLLDLTRVLDRKASNLTADMKQKISLGRGLVRPDVAAILFDEPLTVIDPHLKWQLRSTLKEIHRALDITMIYVTHDQTEALTFADKVVVMHDGAVVQTGTPDELFERPAHTFVGHFIGSPGMNILPCKVEGATAFVGNEAIRLERIYRPLADGERVELGIRPEFVRLQPKGSGLPVSVRRIDDIGRARIARVEMGGRPLAASVPDGLSIEGSEAALALDPRHIHIYADGHLVSGELIEGHRA is encoded by the coding sequence ATGGCCCGCATCACCCTCGATCATCTTGCCCATGCCTACAAGGCTGATCCCCGGAAGCCGGATGATTACGCTCTCAAGGAAATCAATCATGTCTGGAGCCAGGGTGGCGCCTATGCGCTGCTGGGCCCATCGGGCTGCGGCAAGACCACCCTGCTCAACATCATTTCCGGCCTGGTGCGCCCCACCCGCGGGCGCGTCCTCTTCGATGACCTCGATGTGACGGATCTACCGACGGAAGCACGCAACATCGCCCAGGTGTTCCAGTTCCCCGTGGTCTACGACACCATGAGCGTGCGGGAGAACCTGGCCTTTCCGCTCAAGAACCGGCACGTGCCGCGTGACAGGACGGCTCAGCGGGTGGAGGAGATCGCAAGGCTCCTCGACCTCACGCGCGTGCTCGACCGCAAGGCCAGCAACCTCACGGCGGACATGAAGCAGAAGATCTCCCTCGGGCGCGGCCTCGTCCGCCCCGACGTGGCGGCGATCCTGTTCGACGAGCCGCTCACCGTGATCGATCCGCATCTGAAGTGGCAGCTGCGCTCCACCCTGAAGGAGATTCACCGCGCTCTCGACATCACGATGATCTACGTCACGCACGACCAGACCGAGGCGCTCACCTTCGCCGATAAGGTCGTGGTCATGCACGACGGCGCCGTGGTGCAGACGGGAACGCCGGACGAGCTGTTCGAGCGTCCCGCGCACACCTTCGTGGGACATTTCATCGGATCGCCGGGCATGAACATCCTGCCCTGCAAGGTCGAAGGCGCGACGGCTTTCGTCGGCAATGAAGCCATCCGCTTGGAGAGGATCTACCGCCCCCTGGCCGATGGGGAGCGCGTGGAGCTCGGGATCCGCCCTGAATTCGTGCGCCTTCAGCCGAAAGGCTCCGGACTGCCCGTGAGCGTGCGGCGCATCGACGATATCGGCCGTGCCCGGATCGCCAGGGTCGAGATGGGCGGGCGGCCCCTCGCCGCCAGCGTTCCCGACGGGCTTTCGATCGAAGGGAGCGAGGCTGCGCTCGCGCTCGACCCACGCCACATCCACATCTATGCCGACGGGCATCTCGTCTCGGGTGAGCTGATCGAAGGACACAGGGCATGA
- a CDS encoding FAD-binding oxidoreductase has product MTKPTDLQQRLTSLLGPSAVVTEGSDLEPYAVDWRRLFPGRPACVVRPSSTDQVSRIVQICREAGAAIVPQGGNTGLAGGAVPDPSGTQVVLSFNRMAAIRSVDPVGLTIEAESGCILKVAQDAAAAVGRLLPISLAAEGSATIGGVVAANAGGVNVLRYGMTRSLVLGLEVVLPDGTIINGLRKLRKDNAGYDWKQLFIGSEGTLGIVTAAVLRLLPRPKHSVTALLSVVDPAAALRLLELAQDELGDQISTFELISAMSMQLVAKHAGLKAPIAEGEWFVLIEAASSLAGLREAAEAMLGSAFEQELALDGVIAESGAQAAQLWALREHVTESEAREGKSVKHDVSVPLTEVPRFLTEAGEALAAGAPGTRVNAFGHLGDGNIHYNVLVDADHDASLVNRIVHDVVAAFGGSISAEHGIGQYRVGELARYRAASEMELARALKRALDPDNRLNPGKVLLT; this is encoded by the coding sequence ATGACCAAGCCGACCGATCTGCAGCAGCGCCTGACGAGCCTCCTCGGTCCTTCGGCCGTCGTCACGGAAGGCTCAGATCTCGAGCCTTACGCCGTCGACTGGCGCAGGCTCTTTCCAGGGCGGCCGGCTTGCGTCGTCCGCCCGTCCTCGACCGACCAGGTCTCCCGGATCGTGCAGATCTGTCGCGAGGCCGGTGCGGCCATCGTCCCGCAGGGCGGCAATACGGGACTGGCCGGCGGAGCGGTGCCGGATCCGTCCGGGACGCAGGTTGTCCTGTCCTTCAACCGGATGGCGGCCATCCGCAGCGTCGACCCTGTCGGCTTGACCATCGAGGCCGAGTCCGGGTGCATCCTCAAGGTGGCGCAGGATGCCGCGGCTGCGGTCGGGCGCCTGCTGCCGATCAGCCTCGCGGCCGAAGGCTCCGCCACCATCGGCGGCGTGGTGGCGGCCAATGCGGGCGGGGTGAACGTGCTGCGCTACGGCATGACCCGCAGCCTCGTGCTCGGGCTGGAGGTGGTCCTGCCGGACGGAACCATTATCAACGGTCTGCGGAAGCTGCGAAAGGACAATGCGGGCTACGACTGGAAGCAGCTGTTCATCGGCAGCGAGGGGACCCTCGGGATCGTCACGGCCGCCGTCCTGAGGCTGCTGCCGAGGCCCAAGCACTCCGTGACCGCCCTGCTTTCGGTGGTTGACCCGGCAGCAGCCCTCCGGCTGCTCGAGCTCGCCCAGGACGAGCTCGGCGACCAGATTTCGACCTTTGAGCTGATCTCCGCAATGTCCATGCAGCTCGTCGCCAAACATGCCGGCCTGAAGGCTCCGATCGCCGAGGGCGAATGGTTCGTCCTGATCGAAGCGGCCTCCAGCCTGGCGGGCCTGCGGGAGGCGGCGGAGGCGATGCTGGGCTCGGCTTTCGAACAGGAGCTCGCTCTCGACGGCGTCATTGCCGAATCCGGCGCTCAGGCGGCCCAGCTCTGGGCCCTGCGCGAGCATGTGACGGAATCCGAAGCCCGGGAAGGCAAGAGCGTCAAGCACGATGTCTCCGTGCCGTTGACCGAGGTTCCGCGCTTTCTCACGGAGGCCGGAGAGGCGCTGGCGGCCGGAGCCCCGGGCACCCGCGTGAACGCTTTCGGGCATCTGGGCGACGGCAACATCCACTACAACGTGCTCGTGGATGCGGATCACGACGCTTCTCTCGTGAACCGCATCGTGCACGACGTGGTGGCGGCCTTCGGCGGCAGCATCTCGGCGGAGCACGGTATCGGTCAATACCGGGTGGGCGAGCTGGCGCGCTACCGCGCGGCCTCCGAGATGGAGCTCGCCCGCGCGCTCAAGCGCGCCCTCGACCCGGACAACCGCCTCAATCCGGGCAAGGTGCTCCTGACCTGA